The DNA window aaattttatctttCACACATATTGTGTGTGCTCAAGTGTTAGTCTTTTTTAATCCACTAAGacttttcaatcacatattgaATTATGATAAAATGCACCAATTTTTCAAGATAAAATTCAACAAGTTTTAGGTAGTTCATGATAACTATTTCATAGTATCCAAATAATTTTATGTACACGAGAACACCCTTTCTTGTCCCGACCcgattatattaataataatattattactttttaccttatataatatatatattaaatatatttaccAGGTTAAATAAATATAAGAACCATCACGTGTTGAAGATATTTGTTCTTGACGCATTGTTAagctttcttttttctttttgagtTGGGGGAAGAGATTGTTATAAATTCAAGATTGTATCTcaaatttgagatttttgtgTCAAATGAGCTAcaagtttttttgtttttttttggaCAGAGATGAGCTAcaagttaatatttgatataaaaGTTAATGATTCAAATAActtaaaattcataaaattatTACCATAGATTGCAAAAATCACCAGCCAGTCAAGTtagcatatattttattttacttgtAATTTTTTAAAGGCTAAAAACACTTGCATGAAACTGAATCAGAAATGGTTACGTTACATCAGAAATGACAGAAGACAAAGGAAAAACCCAGTCTTTCAAACCAAACGCTCGATCCAGCGCTGCAAAAACAAAAGAACATAACGGAATATCCGAAGCCTTGTATTTACTTGCATCTGAATTTTGTAAATTTCCATTTACCGAATTTACAGAGGGGCCGAAAGTGAGAAGTATTGGGCTAAAATGTCCATTTATAACCCAATAAGCACCAGCAAAGCCCACTATCCATCCCCAATCCTATAGGATACTGGTCTCCGATCTCCATACGCAGCGTCTCGCATTCTCTCTCAAATTGCTGACGACATCAGCTATTGAACCAGATCGATGGCGAAAACCCTTGTTTTGCCGATCGTTTTCGTGTTGACTCTACTTTCCATTTGTTTTACCTTCTCGGAATCGGCGGCGGCGGCTCCATTTATTGTTGCCCACAAGAGAGTTTCTCAGAAAAAGCTTAGTCAGAACATGGAACGTGTTTCCGTCTCCATCGATATTTACAACAGTGGATCCGAGTATGCTCTCTTGGAtttattgaatatttttatcatCTGTTTAATTATCCGTGTTAGAGATAGGAGGGGACCCGCTAAATAAAGTTTGAATTTTGCATTGTATCTGTAAACCCTTCAAATCCTCGGTTGCAAAAGAGGCGGAAATGTTTTCAATTGATTGCATGTAGATGAAAGTAATCGCTGATTGCATGTGGATGAAAAACAATCGCTGCTTGCAcacatttaattttaaatattgaaaACTAAATAGAAAATTTCAACTGTATGGAGGTTTGAGTCTTTGAGAGTTTAATTAGCGTCGAGGATTTGGGGAAATTGTGTGAAATGATCGTGTGCCATTTATTTGCGATCACTGTATGCATTTTTTTATTGGGAGACATTTGTTGTATCCATTATCAAACTCTATTGCACGTGTGATGTGTATTTGCATTGGTAGTCGGTAGCTTTGTTGTTCTTTGATACTGTTCAAGTGAATTTAATTACTCGGCACTTAACAGAGAGCCAGGAACTGGGATTTGTGCAACTTATGTTAGATTTTTagcatttgtttttttttctaaattgaCATGGcttttgttcaaatttatgataCTTTAATTGTGTTCCTCAACCCTAATCTCAGGCATTATGCAAGGATACTTTCTCGGTCTCTCTTAGTTAGAAGTTTTGTTCAGTCCTTAACCTAAATGGTCAAATGCTGAACTTTTTATGAGCTGATTAGATTTGTTTTTTGAAGTTGAAAAgtaatgttttcttaatatattGCAGCACAGCCTATGATGTAACCCTCACTGATGATAGTTGGGCTCAAGAGGTTTTTGACATTGTGACTGGAAACACTTCGAAATCTTGGGAAAGACTTGATACGtgagattttcaaatttttcatagAGATTTTTGGCTTTTTCATCCCTTGTTTCTTTATATTTTACTTATATGTGGACCATTTGCATTTGATTGTAGTGGTGCCCTTGTGTCACATTCATTTGAGTTGCTGTCTAGTGTGAAAACTGTTTACTATGGCGCACCTGCTTTGATCACTTATAGAATTCCCACGAAGTCTAAGCTACAGGTTTGCCCTTTTCAAATGCTGAATTACCGGAACAAGTTGCGGTACCGATGCTAATATCTGGTTATTTTCAGGAAGCTTACTCAACCCCTATTCTGCCGCTGAAAATTCTTTCAGAAGAAGCATCAGAGACAAAAATTAATCTTGTAAGTTTTTTTTACTTATATTACGGACATAAAAGCAACTTttgtgttttgatatttataacACTTCTTTATATTTGCTTCTGCCATCCTTACTGACATACTTCTTTCTTTTGTCTTGTATCTTCATTGTGGATGGATTGATCTCATTATGGCTTTCAGGCAAAGGTGTGCTAAATCTTCCCTTTTCATTGAAATCCTTCGATATTAGGGTGTTGTTAGTGAGATCTGTATTTTGGATAAAGGGCTTCATGTATATTCCTCGTATTCATACATTGTGCTAGTTCCTTTAATTTTGAACTGTGGATTGAGGATTGGATTTGAGAGTTTTGTTAACCGTTATTTCTTGGTGAAGCTTTCTTACCTTTTTAGTATTACATGTGTTGATATTTCTGAGTTTTTTCCTTCGCATCCCCTATGGTTTGTCCTCCACCATTTTTCTGCTCTCTAATGAAATCTTTCACCGTGCAGAGGTTACTGGCAAACTATGGTTCACATGTTTCTGTGGTTCTCTTTGTCTTCCTTTTTGTGAGCCTCATGGTTTCGAAGCCAAATGCCGCCAAAGGAAGCAAGAAAAAACGTTGAAACTTGGATAGATTACGTTCTGAATTACTTCTCAGGACAACTTCATTCATAACAATGCGGCGCGTTGTAGCTTTTAGACTTGGGATACACAATCAAGAGAATGAAGATTAACATCGTTTTGATTCCATGTATTAATTTAATGGCTTTAGATTGTTTTTGTTTAAGATGCTTGGGTAATTGTTTCGGATTATTCTCTGTTTTGTACGTTTCTTCGTGACTAACTGAAGGAAAATACACTCAGGAGTGATCCAACTGGTTATGTACCGAGTTTACGTTATGTAGTTAAATGGAATTTTTTACTAATCGGTAAATGTCATCAATCTAAATAATTACTGAAGATTACATAAATTTCCATATATTGTGCGGCCTGTTAAAAATTATTCCTGCATGCTTCAATTGTATCCTTGTACCATTGAAGTTTCATTACTGGAGATGACATTATTATTGAATGATCTtgaaattcatattaattaatataaaacaaTATATAAACATGTATTTAATGAATTTAAAGTTATATGATCTTACttctttaaatataaaaaaaaaaacttttgaaATTTCAATCAATGAATTTGAAATGCATCAATAAATGTTTGATCCAAATAGGAATTAATGAGAGTATTGGATGCTCTATTTGTTCTACCCACTTAGgagatatataatataacacaTTAACACCAATAATGAGGGTTTATTGTACAAGTATTTtagaaatatttttagtattttataagctaaaaaaaattaaagtatgtgatttggataaaaatttatgacaggtttttgaaaaatatttttaaaaaaagggttatctaaatatattttttaattttttttttatggtttTATAAGAATAAAAAACACTGGTTCAACGAGAATTAGATGTTTATATTAAATAGT is part of the Primulina eburnea isolate SZY01 chromosome 1, ASM2296580v1, whole genome shotgun sequence genome and encodes:
- the LOC140837880 gene encoding uncharacterized protein, with amino-acid sequence MAKTLVLPIVFVLTLLSICFTFSESAAAAPFIVAHKRVSQKKLSQNMERVSVSIDIYNSGSDTAYDVTLTDDSWAQEVFDIVTGNTSKSWERLDTGALVSHSFELLSSVKTVYYGAPALITYRIPTKSKLQEAYSTPILPLKILSEEASETKINLVSFFYLYYGHKSNFCVLIFITLLYICFCHPY